From the genome of Pseudarthrobacter sp. NIBRBAC000502772:
GCGAAGAGTGTGACGGCTACGCGTTCCCGCAGCCCGTCCTGGGGCCGGGCCGGTACCCGCACGGGCAGCCGGGTCCTGTGCAGTTCACGGTAGGCGCCCAGGTCCTTCAGCAGCAGCTCGTACTTGCGCGGACCGCGCCGGGCGAGGATGGAGGCCTTGCGCAGCTCGTCGATGTCGTTCGAAACAGTGGAGTATGCCAGCACCTTGTTCGCGGCGTCTTCGATGACCACGTGGCTGGAGGTGAGCCTCGCGGTGGTCTGGGCGATGGCAAACAGATCCTCTTCCAGCAGCGTCAGCACTTCGCTCTGGTAGCTGCGCGGCTGGATGCGGTCCTTGGCGATGGACAGCAGCCGGTCCCAGTCGGCCCCCGGATCCACCAGCAGCAGGCCCGTGCCGGCATCGCGGAGCAGCTCTTCAGCTTCGGCGAGCTCTTCACGCCTTCCCTTGACGGCCACCACCGGCGGAGGATTCTTCAGGAGCCGCCGCAGAGCGGGCAAAGCCGAGCGTCCGCGGACGCCGATCAGCAGGACAAAGGCTGCGCCGCCGTCGGACGTTTCATCATCCGCGTCCACGATCAGGAACCGTTCGATCGCAGAGCCGGCCGGGGCAGGCCGGAGGATGAGGCTGGCGAAACCCAGAGGGAGATCCGAGAGGATATCGTCCACCGTAACCGCTGCCATGGGCTTCCTTCTGCGTCGATCTGGCCGGACAGCTCTGTCCGGTCACCTCATGCTATCCACGCAGGAGCCCCCAAAATATGTAACTGAACCCAAATGCAGTGGCAGCTTTTCGGTTACGTGACCAAGTCTGCGGGATGTATAGCCCTGTATGGCCGTCAAGAGCCGAAGCGGCTGGCAGCGCAGGGGTCCACAGCAGCTTTCCCTAGCGCCGGCCAGCCCTGAGGGGTGTACTGACAGACCCTGCCGCGCATCGCCAGTCGGGGTTAGCGTTTCTGGGACAGCGCGGTTCAGCCTTCTCCAGGAAATGCTTGCCGCACTCCCTTCTACGACACAGGAGCATGACATATGGACAAGCGCACCCTCGGCACCACCGGCCTTGAGGTCTCCGCCATCGGACTCGGCTGCATGAGCATGAGCGGCGGCTACAGCGACCGGCCCGATCGGCAGGAAATGATCGCGCTGATCCGCGCGGCGGTGGACCGCGGCGTCACCTTCTTTGACACCGCAGAGATCTACGGCCCGTACGCCAATGAGGAATTGGTGGGCGAGGCCCTCGCCCCGTACCGGGACGACGTGGTGATTGCCACCAAGTTCGGCTGGGATATCGATCCCACCGAACGCAAGGCCAGCGGGAAGGTCACCAGCCGTCCGGACGTCATCAAGCACGTGGTGGACGGCTCGCTCAAGCGGCTCGGTATTGACACCATTGACCTGTACTACCAGCACCGGGTTGACCCGGACGTCCCCATCGAGGACGTCGCCGGGGCCGTCAAGGAACTGATCGACGCCGGCAAAGTCAAGCACTTCGGCATGTCCGAGGCCGCGGCGGGGACCATCCGCCTTGCCCACGCGGTCCAGCCCGTGACTGCCATCCAGAGCGAATACTCGCTGTGGTGGCGGCGCCCCGAAGAGGAAGTCCTGGCGACATGTGAAGAACTCGGCATCGGCTTTGTGCCGTTCAGCCCGCTCGGCAAAGGCTTCCTCACCGGCACCATAGACACCTCCACCAACTTCGAGGCCGGCAACGACATCCGCGCCACCATCCCCCGGTTCACCCCGGAGGCCAGGGAGAACAACCGGGCCGTGGTGGACCTGCTCACCGGGATCGCGGAGCGCAAGGGCGCCACTCCGGCGCAGATTGCCCTGGCCTGGCTGCTCGCCCAGAAGCCCTGGATCGTCCCGATCCCCGGCACCCGCAAGCTGCACCGGCTGGACGAAAACCTCGGCGCCGCCGACGTAACCCTGTCTGCGGGCGAACTCACCGAGATCGAGGACGCCGCCGCCAAGATCCAGGTGCAGGGCGGCCGGTACAACGAGGCAGGGGAACGGATGACCAACCTCTAAGGAGCGAGCGGCGAGGCAGCCATCACGGCCCGCCCGCCTCCGGACATTCTGATCAGAAGCCCCCGCGCGAGTTGAACTCCAGCGCGGGGGCTTCCAGGCTTGGGGTTGGGGAACAATCCAAAGCCGAAATCAATGTACTGCCCCTCGAAGGACGCCAAAGCCAATCCGGGCCGGTTACTCCAAAACTTGAGTCAACCTTGATCCCGGCGCCGTCCTCCAGGCCGCTGGTATCACCCGGCCGGCCTCAGCGACGTGATCATCCGCTTGATGTCCTGGTACTCGGGGGTACCCGCGTACATCTTGGCCTGCTCCAGATAGGGCAGGGACTCCGCCCCAGGCGTCACGTTGTTCTCCGGGTTGTAGAACGCGCCAAACATGGCCGCGGTGGGTGGCCAGGTGAAGAAATGGAAGATGGCACACGCCGAGTCGCCGGTGGGCGCGGGGACCGAGGCGATTCCGTAAGCCGCGGCCGGGGTGTCGGCCGGTCCCGGTGCCGCGTCATTTCCGCGGGTCTCGAACATGTACCGGGGCGCCGCCCCGCCCTGCGTCAGCAGCGGCAACTCTTCAGACTCCAGCACCGCGTACGGAAACCGTTCCAGGCACGTGGAACCGGTGGCCATGTTCGTCCGCAATGTAGCCAGGGGCTTGCCCGCCTGGTTGGTCACTTCGGCGAAGGCGCCGCCGCCCTCGGGGAGTTCCCCGGCCGGATCCCTCACGCTCCAGGCCGCCGGGTGCTCGAACGTCAGCTCGCCGTCCGCCGTTGTATAGCTGGTCCAGGCGGCCGACGCCGGTGCGGAACCAGTGGCACTCGGCTCACCTGTCGCCGTCGGCATCGCAGTTGTTGTTCCGGTGGGCGTCTCGGAGGTGACTGTGGGGCTGGGACTCAACGTCGTCGTCGGTCCCGTCTGCGGGCCGCAGCCCGTGAACAGCAAAGCCATCAAAATGGCTGTAGAAATAACCGCGCCTGACGCGGCGGGACTGCGCATCACACCCTCCTTTGGGTCTGAGTAAGGTGCTTATATTGTGCGGCCGGCGAGCGCGCCAGGATCCGGCGTCGGACCGATTGGCGCCGAACCGTTGCGGCGATAACAAAAGGCTCCTGCGCCCATACGTTTTGTGATTTTCCCTGGACCGTGTCCGGTGACGACTGCTGTCACTGGCCGAACGTAGTGGTGGCCAGCCTGTACAGCGTGAGCACAAGCGACAACCGCACGCGTCCCGGCGCGGTGCGGATGTCGAACCCGAGCGCGGTCGAGTAGTCAGCCGCCCGGTTCTGCACACTGGAGTGGTGGAGGCCGACCTCCTCTGCGACGGCCCGAAGGCTGCTGGCCGCTGCAATGGACTCAAGGAGCGCCAGCGCTTTGGGCTGCGACTGGAGAAGCCGTTTCAGCGCCGTGAGGTCGGGGGGTTCGATGCGGGAAGAGTCGGCCAGCTCCGCGAAGACGAGCAGGCTACCCAAGTCATCGGCGAGCTGATACGGATTCTGCGGAGTTGTCAGCCGCAGGGCGAAGAGAGCCGATGCCCATGACCGATCGAGCGCGCTTGGGACCATGGCCAGGCCAACGCCCGATCGGACGCCGGGCTGGCCATCCGATTCTGCATCAGAAAGCCTGCGTATGGCTGCCCGTACCGGCCCGACTCCTGTGTAGATGACTGAGCTTGGCCCAGGCAGCGCCATAGCGGCCGGAACGGCAACCACCCTGTAGCTTGACTCCCGTTCGAGATGAAGCATGGCCGCGGCGTCCATCCGCCTGTCCAGTGGGGCGGCGCCGTCGATGACGGTCTCGACAGCCCGGCGGGAAGCGGCCACCGGGCTGGTCCGGTCGAAGGAGATGCCAAGCGCGATGGCCACACGTTCAAGGATCATTTCATCGTTGGCGAAGGCCTGGCCTGTGCGCTCAATCCACACCCGTCCGCCGTCGCCGAAATCGTGGCCGGGCCAGGCGCCAGGTTCGCCGGAGGCGGCTCTTGTGCCGGAGGCGTCGACGCGCACGGACGTCCCGTCCGCGATGTATCCTGCCGCACAGCCACTCAGTACGGCGGCCCCGTTCAGCAGGACCTGGGCACTGGCATGGCCGTCAACGAGCGCGTCAAAGTACGCGATCACCTTAAGGCTTTCGGAGGCCTCAGGGTCGAGCGCCTTGAGTCGCCATACCAGTCCCTGCATGTCTGCCGCTCGTAGAGTTAGCTTCTGGTGCGAATTTTACTCCGCCGGCATCCGTCAGGCGCCGTCAGGCCCCAGGCACCGTCAGGCGCCGAGAATGCGGCGTACCCACCTCGTCCGTACGTCGCGGGCCTGGATCGACAAGGCGGCCTGGGGCACGATCATGTCGAAGCCATGGAATCCTCCCGGCCATACATGCAGTTCGGCTACCCCGCCCACAGCCCAGATCGCGCTGGCGTAAGCAACCACCTCGTCCCGGAACACTTCTGCCGTGGCTGCATCGATGAAGGCGGGCGGCAGGCCGGAGAGGTCTGTTGCCCGGGCCGGGGCCGCATAGATCGACACGTCCGGCGTCTTGCGCCGGTCGCCCAGCAATGCATCCCAGCCTGTGTCGTTGCTGGTCCGGTCCCACAATCCGAAGCCGTCGATCTGGTAGCTGGACACTGTCTCGTTGCGGTCATCGAGCATGGGACAGATGAGCACCTGGCCAGCCAAAGCCGGACCTCCCTTGTCCCGCGCCATCAGGGACACTCCTGCGGCGAGCCCGCCGCCGGCACTCGCGCCCGCGATGATGAGTCGCTCCGGGTCAAAGCCGAGCTCTTCAGCATGAGCGGCTGTCCAGACGAGGCCCGCATAGCAGTCCTCCACGGGTGCCGGGTCAGGGTTTTCAGGTGCGAGGCGGTACTCAACGGAGACCGCGACGGCGTCCATGAGTTCGACCCATTCGATGAGCATGTCCGCTCCAAGGAAGCGGTCCCCAATGACCATGCCGCCGCCGTGGGTGTGATAAATCCCGGGGCCGCCGGGGACATGATCGATCCTGGAGAAGATGGAAACAATAAGGTCGGGGGCACCTTCGGGGCCTGGGATGGTCCGCTCCACATGGCGCACGGCGTGCCCTGCCAGCTGCTCTTCGATGGGCGAGGTAAGCGGCGCGCCCCGCATCCCGGAAATCATGTCAGGTGTCAACGTGGGGTTGAGCAGATCCCCCAGCGCGGCAAGGGTTGCGCCAAGTTCAGTATCAAAAGGAGGGGCTTTGGGGGTTGTCATCGTGTTCTCCTGGATGGCTGGCCACCGCGTTGTGACCTGGTTTCAGCCTAGGCATTCCCTCCAGCGATTCTAACCGCCAGCCGCACCCAAAGGGCCGCGCTCAAACCGCCACATGGCGGCCCATCCGTCGTCGTCACGCCCATGCCGCCACGTCACGCGTGGCAGTCACTGAAGCCTTTACTCAGCTGGAGTGGCGGGCCACAATGGGTCCCATCACAGCCTCCGCTGGCTCAGAAGCGTGCTGCCCATCCGACTCGCCATGCAGAGGGGCGCTGAGATGAACGATCCATCAGTTACAGCCGGGGCCATGCAGGCGGTGTCGGACCGCGCAACGCGGCTGGCATCCATCCCGTCCTTCCAGAGGATTGACGCCTTCCTCAACGAATCCGACTACGCCCGCCGCCACCTCATGCCGGGCGCCTGTGACTTCACGCTCGGCAACCCGCACCAGATGCCGGCGGACCGCTACGTCCGTGCACTGCGGGACGCCCTGACTCCGCAGACTGATCAGTGGTTCGCCTACCAGACCAACGGCGAGGCCGCCCGGAAGGCGGCCGCGGAATCCCTGCAGCGGCTGCTGGCCGTGCCGTTCCGGCCGGAGGACATCTACCTCACCACCGGGGGATTCGCCGCCATAGCGCTGGCCCTGAAGACCGTGGCTGATCCCGGCGACGAAGTCATCTACAGCCTGCCGCCATGGTTCCTGTATGAGCCGCTGGTGCTCGAAGCGGGACTCGTGCCGGTGAAGGTGAAAATCAACACCATGACCTTCGACCTGGATCTCGGCGCCATCGAGGCGGCCATTTCGCAGCGCACCCGGGTGGTCATCGTCAATTCGCCAAATAATCCCACGGGACGGATCTACCCGGCTGAGCTGCTGCGCCGGCTGGCGGATCTGCTGGACGCGGCCTCGGCCAGGATCGGGCGCCGGATCTATCTCGTCTCGGATGAGCCCTACAACCGGATTGTGTTCGACGGCCTGCGCTTCCACAGTCCGGTGGAGTTCTATCCTTACACGCTGCTGGCCTACTCATACGGCAAGACCCATCTCTCTCCTGGCGAGCGGGTGGGTTACCTGGCGCTGCCACCCACCATGCCCGGCCGGGATGAGAT
Proteins encoded in this window:
- a CDS encoding aminotransferase class I/II-fold pyridoxal phosphate-dependent enzyme; this encodes MNDPSVTAGAMQAVSDRATRLASIPSFQRIDAFLNESDYARRHLMPGACDFTLGNPHQMPADRYVRALRDALTPQTDQWFAYQTNGEAARKAAAESLQRLLAVPFRPEDIYLTTGGFAAIALALKTVADPGDEVIYSLPPWFLYEPLVLEAGLVPVKVKINTMTFDLDLGAIEAAISQRTRVVIVNSPNNPTGRIYPAELLRRLADLLDAASARIGRRIYLVSDEPYNRIVFDGLRFHSPVEFYPYTLLAYSYGKTHLSPGERVGYLALPPTMPGRDEIRPAITGLQVAMGWVYPNGLLQHALPELEKFSIDIGQLQRRRDRLADALGSMGYRVRRPEGTFYLYIPTPIPDDEAFTASLARRDVFVLPGQLFETPGFFRMSLTANEDMIERSLPAFEEAMKQSRP
- a CDS encoding alpha/beta hydrolase, with the translated sequence MTTPKAPPFDTELGATLAALGDLLNPTLTPDMISGMRGAPLTSPIEEQLAGHAVRHVERTIPGPEGAPDLIVSIFSRIDHVPGGPGIYHTHGGGMVIGDRFLGADMLIEWVELMDAVAVSVEYRLAPENPDPAPVEDCYAGLVWTAAHAEELGFDPERLIIAGASAGGGLAAGVSLMARDKGGPALAGQVLICPMLDDRNETVSSYQIDGFGLWDRTSNDTGWDALLGDRRKTPDVSIYAAPARATDLSGLPPAFIDAATAEVFRDEVVAYASAIWAVGGVAELHVWPGGFHGFDMIVPQAALSIQARDVRTRWVRRILGA
- a CDS encoding aldo/keto reductase; protein product: MDKRTLGTTGLEVSAIGLGCMSMSGGYSDRPDRQEMIALIRAAVDRGVTFFDTAEIYGPYANEELVGEALAPYRDDVVIATKFGWDIDPTERKASGKVTSRPDVIKHVVDGSLKRLGIDTIDLYYQHRVDPDVPIEDVAGAVKELIDAGKVKHFGMSEAAAGTIRLAHAVQPVTAIQSEYSLWWRRPEEEVLATCEELGIGFVPFSPLGKGFLTGTIDTSTNFEAGNDIRATIPRFTPEARENNRAVVDLLTGIAERKGATPAQIALAWLLAQKPWIVPIPGTRKLHRLDENLGAADVTLSAGELTEIEDAAAKIQVQGGRYNEAGERMTNL